One stretch of Variovorax sp. TBS-050B DNA includes these proteins:
- a CDS encoding ABC transporter substrate-binding protein, whose amino-acid sequence MKKLKSLALAAALVAGTVGSALAPSLAQAQAKEQFFPLLVYRTGPYAPNGTPWANGKQDYIKLVNAQGGINGVKIAFEECETGYATDKGVECYERLKGRPGVSLFDPQATGITFALTDKVPTDKIPLITLGYGLSASQDGGVFKWNFPLMGSYWTAADILIQHIGKKEGGMDKLKGKKIALVYHDSPFGKEPIPLLQERAKQNGFELSLIPVTAPGVEQKSAWLQVRQSRPDFVLLWGWGVMNSTALKEAVATGYPREKMYGVWWAGAEPDVKDVGANAKGYNALALNTSGTQPKVIQDILKQVHDKGQGTGPKDEVGSVLYTRGVIIQMLGVEAVKRAQERFGKGKVMTGEQVRWGMENLALDQKKLDALGFSGVLRPISTSCQDHMGSTWARVHTWDGSQWGGMSDWYQADEQIIKPMVKAAADKYAGEKKLTRRDAGDCGA is encoded by the coding sequence ATGAAGAAACTGAAATCGCTCGCCCTCGCCGCCGCCCTGGTGGCCGGCACCGTCGGCTCCGCGCTGGCGCCTTCGCTCGCGCAGGCCCAGGCCAAGGAGCAGTTCTTCCCGCTGCTGGTGTACCGCACGGGCCCCTACGCACCCAACGGCACGCCCTGGGCCAACGGCAAGCAGGACTACATCAAGCTGGTGAACGCGCAGGGCGGCATCAACGGCGTGAAGATCGCGTTCGAGGAATGCGAGACCGGCTATGCCACCGACAAGGGCGTGGAATGCTACGAGCGCCTCAAGGGCCGCCCGGGCGTGTCGCTGTTCGACCCGCAGGCCACGGGCATCACCTTCGCGCTGACCGACAAGGTGCCGACCGACAAGATCCCGCTGATCACGCTGGGCTACGGCCTCTCGGCCTCGCAGGACGGCGGCGTGTTCAAGTGGAACTTCCCGCTCATGGGCAGCTACTGGACCGCGGCCGACATCCTGATCCAGCACATCGGCAAGAAGGAAGGCGGGATGGACAAGCTCAAGGGCAAGAAGATCGCCCTGGTCTACCACGACTCGCCCTTCGGCAAGGAGCCGATCCCGCTGCTGCAGGAACGCGCGAAGCAGAACGGCTTCGAGCTCTCGCTGATCCCGGTCACGGCGCCGGGCGTGGAGCAGAAGTCGGCCTGGCTGCAGGTGCGCCAGTCGCGGCCCGACTTCGTGCTGCTGTGGGGCTGGGGCGTGATGAACTCGACCGCCCTCAAGGAAGCCGTGGCCACGGGCTACCCGCGCGAGAAGATGTACGGCGTGTGGTGGGCCGGCGCCGAGCCCGACGTGAAGGACGTGGGCGCCAACGCCAAGGGCTACAACGCGCTCGCGCTCAACACCTCGGGCACGCAACCGAAGGTGATCCAGGACATCCTCAAGCAGGTGCACGACAAGGGCCAGGGCACGGGGCCGAAGGACGAAGTGGGCTCGGTGCTCTACACGCGCGGCGTGATCATCCAGATGCTCGGCGTCGAGGCCGTCAAGCGCGCGCAGGAGCGCTTCGGCAAGGGCAAGGTCATGACCGGCGAGCAGGTGCGCTGGGGCATGGAGAACCTCGCGCTCGACCAGAAGAAGCTCGACGCGCTGGGCTTCTCGGGCGTGCTGCGCCCGATCAGCACCTCGTGCCAGGACCACATGGGCTCGACCTGGGCGCGCGTGCACACCTGGGACGGCAGCCAGTGGGGCGGCATGTCCGACTGGTACCAGGCCGACGAGCAGATCATCAAGCCGATGGTGAAGGCGGCGGCCGACAAGTACGCGGGTGAGAAGAAGCTGACCCGCCGCGACGCGGGAGACTGCGGAGCCTGA
- a CDS encoding ABC transporter ATP-binding protein, whose translation MSQPNILLNVNGIEVIYNHVILVLKGVSLTVPDGGIVALLGGNGAGKTTTLRAASNLLAGERGAVTKGTIELRGERIEALSPAALVQRGLIQVMEGRHCFAHLTIEENLMTGAYTRTDGKAAVQQTLEKVYAYFPRLKTRRSSQAAYTSGGEQQMCAIGRALMANPTMVLLDEPSMGLAPQIVEEVFEIVKDLNTKERVTFLLAEQNTNMALRYADYGYILENGRIVMDGAAQSLRENEDVKEFYLGVGGADRKSFKDVKSYKRRKRWLA comes from the coding sequence ATGAGCCAACCCAACATCCTCCTCAACGTCAACGGCATCGAGGTCATCTACAACCACGTGATCCTCGTGCTCAAGGGCGTGTCGCTGACGGTGCCCGACGGCGGCATCGTGGCGCTGCTCGGCGGCAACGGCGCGGGCAAGACGACCACGCTGCGCGCGGCGAGCAACCTGCTCGCGGGCGAGCGCGGCGCGGTGACCAAGGGCACGATCGAGCTGCGCGGCGAGCGCATCGAGGCGCTCTCCCCGGCCGCGCTGGTGCAGCGCGGGCTGATCCAGGTGATGGAGGGGCGCCACTGCTTCGCGCACCTGACGATCGAGGAGAACCTGATGACCGGCGCCTACACGCGCACCGACGGCAAGGCCGCGGTGCAGCAGACGCTGGAGAAGGTTTATGCGTATTTCCCGCGCCTGAAGACGCGCCGCAGCTCGCAGGCCGCCTACACCTCGGGCGGCGAGCAGCAGATGTGCGCCATCGGCCGCGCGCTGATGGCCAATCCGACGATGGTGCTGCTCGACGAGCCCTCGATGGGCCTCGCGCCGCAGATCGTGGAGGAGGTGTTCGAGATCGTGAAGGACCTCAACACCAAGGAGCGCGTGACCTTCCTGCTTGCCGAGCAGAACACCAACATGGCGCTGCGCTATGCCGACTACGGCTACATCCTCGAGAACGGCCGCATCGTGATGGACGGCGCCGCGCAGAGCCTGCGCGAGAACGAGGACGTGAAGGAGTTCTACCTCGGCGTCGGCGGCGCCGACCGCAAGAGCTTCAAGGACGTCAAGAGCTACAAGCGCCGCAAACGGTGGCTCGCATGA
- a CDS encoding AMP-binding protein, protein MTDHYDALEIRDPAERERDLLAALPKQIAQAQTAAPAFAKILDGVRPADVTTREALAKLPVTRKSELLERQKQARANDPFGGFSAIGRGVRMPRVFASPGTIYEPEGEAPDYWRTARALHAAGFRSGELIHNSFSYHMTPAGSIMESGARAMGCTVFAGGTGQTEQQLEAIVDLRPDGYAGTPSFLKILLEKAEEKGLKLPSLTKALVSGEAFPPSLHDWIAAHGVQGTQCYATADLGLIAYETSAREGLVVDEGVLLEIVRPGTGDPVPDGEVGEIVVTTFNPDYPLVRFGTGDLSAVLAGSCPTGRTNKRIKGWLGRADQTTKVRGMFVHPSQVAEIVRRFPEVQRARLVVSGEMGNDEMAFRLECAGAPEGLAERIADAVREVTKLRGTIELVAPGSLPNDGKVIEDARSYK, encoded by the coding sequence ATGACCGACCACTACGACGCCCTCGAAATCCGCGACCCCGCCGAGCGCGAACGCGACCTGCTCGCCGCGCTGCCGAAGCAGATCGCGCAGGCACAGACCGCGGCGCCGGCCTTCGCGAAGATCCTCGACGGCGTGAGGCCGGCCGACGTCACCACGCGCGAAGCGCTCGCGAAGCTGCCGGTCACGCGCAAGTCCGAACTGCTCGAACGGCAGAAGCAGGCGCGCGCGAACGATCCCTTCGGCGGCTTCTCGGCCATCGGGCGCGGCGTGCGCATGCCGCGCGTGTTCGCGAGCCCGGGCACCATCTACGAACCCGAGGGCGAGGCGCCCGACTACTGGCGCACCGCGCGTGCGCTGCATGCGGCGGGCTTCCGCAGCGGCGAACTGATCCACAACAGCTTCAGCTACCACATGACGCCCGCGGGCTCGATCATGGAAAGTGGCGCGCGCGCCATGGGCTGCACCGTGTTCGCGGGCGGCACCGGCCAGACCGAGCAGCAGCTCGAAGCGATCGTCGACCTGCGGCCCGACGGCTACGCGGGCACGCCGAGCTTCCTCAAGATCCTGCTCGAGAAGGCCGAGGAAAAGGGCCTGAAATTGCCCTCGCTGACCAAGGCGCTGGTCTCGGGCGAGGCCTTTCCGCCGAGCCTGCACGACTGGATCGCGGCGCACGGCGTGCAGGGCACGCAGTGCTATGCCACCGCCGACCTGGGGTTGATCGCCTACGAGACCAGCGCGCGCGAAGGGCTGGTGGTGGACGAAGGCGTGCTGCTCGAGATCGTGCGCCCCGGCACCGGCGACCCGGTGCCCGACGGCGAGGTGGGCGAGATCGTGGTGACCACCTTCAACCCCGACTATCCGCTGGTGCGCTTCGGCACCGGCGACCTCTCGGCCGTGCTCGCGGGCAGCTGCCCCACGGGCCGCACCAACAAGCGCATCAAGGGCTGGCTCGGCCGCGCCGACCAGACCACCAAGGTGCGCGGCATGTTCGTCCATCCTTCGCAGGTGGCCGAGATCGTGCGCCGCTTTCCCGAGGTGCAGCGCGCGCGGCTCGTGGTCTCGGGCGAGATGGGCAACGACGAGATGGCGTTCCGCCTCGAATGCGCCGGTGCGCCCGAGGGCCTGGCCGAGCGCATCGCCGACGCGGTGCGCGAGGTCACCAAGCTGCGCGGCACCATCGAACTGGTGGCGCCCGGCAGCCTGCCGAACGATGGCAAGGTGATCGAGGACGCGCGCAGCTACAAGTAG
- a CDS encoding citrate synthase/methylcitrate synthase has protein sequence MNEDDGLEGVVAAHTVLSEVDGAAGRLVIRGHALGEIAGRWRYEDAVALLFEGFFPGPAPRADALARARREAFERLQPGDAAALGKLPPIEAVRALLARLPDGDDLATALRLVAAPAVYTAAVMRWRLGVPALAPDESLPQAADMLRMLHGRAPSEAQAAALDTYLVTVCDHGLNASTFAARVVASTGAGLASAVLAGISALKGPLHGGAPGPVLDALDAIGSAANARAWLEGAVAGGQRLMGFGHRIYRVRDPRADALKAALRRLSAEGGVDASRFALAEAAEHAALAILREQKPGRALETNVEFYTALLLEALGFGRESFTCVFAAGRVSGWIAHAREQVQKGRLIRPQSVYVGPAPEKERDAPALAH, from the coding sequence ATGAATGAAGACGATGGCCTCGAAGGTGTGGTGGCCGCGCACACGGTGTTGTCCGAGGTGGACGGCGCGGCCGGGCGGCTGGTGATCCGCGGCCACGCGCTCGGCGAGATCGCGGGCCGCTGGCGGTATGAAGACGCGGTGGCGCTGCTGTTCGAGGGCTTCTTCCCGGGCCCCGCGCCCAGGGCGGACGCGCTCGCCCGCGCGCGCCGCGAAGCCTTCGAGCGCCTGCAGCCCGGTGATGCCGCGGCGCTCGGCAAGCTGCCGCCGATCGAGGCGGTGCGTGCGCTGCTGGCGCGCCTGCCCGATGGCGACGACCTGGCGACCGCGCTGCGCCTGGTCGCCGCGCCGGCCGTGTACACCGCCGCCGTGATGCGCTGGCGCCTCGGCGTGCCCGCGCTCGCGCCCGACGAATCCCTGCCGCAGGCGGCCGACATGCTGCGCATGCTGCACGGCCGCGCGCCGAGCGAGGCGCAGGCCGCCGCGCTCGACACCTACCTCGTCACCGTGTGCGACCACGGCCTCAACGCCTCCACCTTCGCCGCGCGCGTGGTCGCGTCCACCGGCGCGGGGCTCGCGTCGGCCGTGCTCGCGGGCATCAGCGCGCTCAAGGGACCGCTGCATGGCGGCGCGCCGGGGCCGGTGCTCGATGCGCTCGACGCCATCGGCAGCGCGGCCAATGCGCGCGCCTGGCTCGAAGGCGCAGTGGCCGGCGGCCAGCGGCTGATGGGCTTCGGCCACCGCATCTACCGCGTGCGCGATCCGCGCGCCGATGCGCTCAAGGCCGCGCTGCGCCGGCTCAGCGCCGAGGGCGGCGTCGATGCCTCGCGCTTCGCACTGGCCGAGGCCGCCGAGCACGCCGCGCTCGCGATCCTGCGCGAGCAGAAGCCCGGCCGCGCGCTGGAGACCAACGTCGAGTTCTACACCGCGCTGCTGCTCGAGGCGCTCGGCTTCGGCCGCGAGAGCTTCACTTGCGTGTTCGCGGCCGGCCGCGTGAGCGGGTGGATCGCCCATGCGCGCGAGCAGGTGCAGAAGGGGCGGCTGATCCGGCCGCAGTCGGTGTACGTCGGTCCGGCGCCGGAGAAGGAGCGCGACGCGCCCGCGCTCGCGCACTGA
- a CDS encoding citrate synthase, which yields MTSKTPLWLPAAEALALMQVRPQTLYANVSRGRVRAKPDAADPRRSLYHRDDVQRIAARTRGRRSSEAVASEAIRWGEPVLPSTVSTVEKGRLWYRGQDAALLAERATLEEAAGLLWECAPPRFMAMPAPKARSAGAASAAPLQAGLLAIAARAGSDLPSRGRSRAVLQVEAAEVIGTLADALLGPAGSAAAPLHARLAAAWRRPRAADVLRRALVLLADHELNASTFAARVTASTGASLAACLLTGLCTLTGPMHGGAAAAVQALVRSAAAIGSEAALREWLAHERPLAAFGHPLYPQGDVRCAALLAHIDLPPAFAALRAAGEKLLGEAVNIDFALAALATAHRLPADAPLTLFALARTVGWTAHVLEQQAAGQLIRPRARYVGVRGAGPAAPDGAPVNESRVRRRARTA from the coding sequence ATGACAAGCAAGACACCGCTCTGGCTGCCCGCCGCCGAGGCCCTCGCGCTCATGCAGGTGCGGCCGCAGACGCTGTACGCGAACGTCAGCCGCGGCCGCGTGCGCGCCAAGCCCGACGCGGCCGACCCGCGCCGCAGCCTCTATCACCGCGACGACGTGCAGCGCATCGCGGCGCGCACGCGCGGGCGGCGCAGCAGCGAGGCGGTGGCGAGCGAGGCGATCCGGTGGGGCGAGCCGGTGCTGCCCTCGACCGTGTCGACGGTGGAGAAAGGAAGGCTCTGGTACCGCGGACAGGATGCGGCCCTGCTGGCCGAACGCGCCACGCTCGAAGAGGCGGCGGGGCTGCTGTGGGAATGCGCGCCGCCGCGCTTCATGGCGATGCCGGCGCCCAAGGCACGCAGCGCGGGCGCCGCATCCGCCGCGCCGCTGCAGGCCGGGCTGCTCGCGATTGCGGCGCGCGCCGGCAGCGACCTGCCCTCGCGCGGCCGCTCGCGCGCGGTGCTGCAGGTCGAGGCGGCCGAAGTGATCGGCACGCTCGCCGATGCGCTGCTCGGCCCGGCCGGGTCGGCGGCCGCGCCGCTGCACGCACGGCTTGCGGCGGCATGGCGGCGCCCGCGCGCGGCCGACGTGCTGCGCCGCGCGCTCGTGCTGCTGGCCGACCATGAACTCAACGCCTCCACCTTCGCCGCGCGCGTGACCGCGTCGACAGGCGCCTCGCTCGCGGCCTGCCTGCTCACCGGACTTTGCACGCTGACCGGCCCGATGCACGGCGGCGCGGCGGCGGCCGTGCAGGCGCTGGTGCGCAGCGCCGCCGCGATCGGCAGCGAAGCGGCGCTGCGCGAATGGCTCGCGCACGAGCGCCCGCTCGCGGCCTTCGGCCATCCGCTCTATCCGCAGGGCGACGTGCGCTGCGCCGCGCTGCTGGCGCACATCGACCTGCCGCCCGCGTTCGCCGCGCTGCGTGCGGCCGGCGAGAAGCTGCTCGGCGAAGCGGTGAACATCGACTTCGCGCTCGCCGCGCTCGCGACCGCGCACAGGCTGCCGGCCGATGCGCCGCTCACGCTGTTCGCGCTCGCGCGCACGGTGGGCTGGACGGCCCACGTGCTGGAGCAGCAGGCCGCCGGGCAATTGATACGGCCGCGGGCGCGCTACGTCGGCGTGCGCGGCGCCGGGCCCGCGGCGCCCGACGGTGCGCCGGTCAATGAATCTCGGGTTCGTAGGCGAGCTCGAACTGCTTGA
- a CDS encoding type 1 glutamine amidotransferase domain-containing protein, giving the protein MPSTTTTSSLDGMKVAILVSDGFEQVEMTEPRKALESAGAETLIVSPLDGSVRGWKHLDPADTFEVDVPLKTANAEDFDALLLPGGVVNPDALRIDEKAVAFVRAFVEADKPIAAICHGPWTLIDAGGVKGRRMTSWPSLRADLQNAGAKWTDKEVVVDRALVTSRKPDDLPAFNREMVKQFELAYEPEIH; this is encoded by the coding sequence ATGCCCAGCACCACCACCACTTCATCGCTCGACGGAATGAAGGTCGCCATCCTCGTGTCCGACGGCTTCGAGCAGGTCGAGATGACCGAGCCGCGCAAGGCGCTCGAAAGCGCCGGCGCCGAGACGCTGATCGTCTCGCCGCTCGACGGCAGCGTGCGCGGCTGGAAGCACCTCGATCCGGCCGACACCTTCGAGGTCGACGTGCCGCTCAAGACCGCGAACGCCGAGGACTTCGATGCGCTGCTGCTGCCCGGCGGCGTGGTCAACCCCGACGCGCTGCGCATCGACGAGAAGGCCGTGGCCTTCGTGCGCGCCTTCGTCGAGGCCGACAAGCCGATCGCCGCGATCTGCCATGGCCCGTGGACGCTCATTGATGCGGGCGGCGTGAAGGGCCGCAGGATGACCTCGTGGCCTTCGCTGCGCGCCGACCTGCAGAACGCGGGCGCGAAGTGGACCGACAAGGAGGTCGTGGTCGACCGCGCGCTCGTCACCAGCCGCAAGCCCGACGACCTGCCGGCCTTCAACCGCGAGATGGTCAAGCAGTTCGAGCTCGCCTACGAACCCGAGATTCATTGA
- a CDS encoding NAD-dependent succinate-semialdehyde dehydrogenase gives MPLKLKDPGLLREQVFLAGDWVSADDGGTVPVTNPANGERIGSVPMCGAAETARAITAAETAQRAWARTPAKERSAILRRLNDLMLANVDDLALIMTTEQGKPLAESRGEIAYAASFIEWFAEEARRVYGDTIPAPQADRRILALKQPVGVTAAITPWNFPAAMLTRKAGPALAAGCAMVVKPATQTPFSALAFAELAQRAGVPAGVLSVLTGSASKIGGEMTRSPVVRKLSFTGSTEVGRTLMKQSADTIKKLSLELGGNAPFIVFDDADIDAAVEGAMVSKYRNTGQTCVCANRIYVQRGVLEAFTQKLVARVRALKVGDGTEPGVNQGPLIDGKAVERIEQHVADAVAKGATVLTGGRRHALGGLFYEPTVIGGATADMLFAREESFGPLAPVFAFNTEEEAVAAANDTEFGLAAYFYSRDIGRIMRVAEALESGIVGVNTGLVSTAEAPFGGVKQSGLGREGSKYGIDDYLEVKYVCLAGLDR, from the coding sequence ATGCCATTGAAGCTCAAGGACCCGGGCCTGCTGCGCGAGCAGGTCTTTCTCGCCGGCGACTGGGTGAGCGCCGACGACGGCGGCACCGTGCCCGTGACCAACCCCGCCAACGGCGAACGCATCGGCAGCGTGCCGATGTGCGGCGCCGCCGAGACCGCGCGCGCCATCACCGCGGCCGAGACCGCGCAGCGCGCCTGGGCCCGCACGCCCGCGAAGGAGCGCTCGGCCATCCTGCGCCGGCTCAACGACCTGATGCTCGCGAACGTCGACGACCTCGCGCTCATCATGACCACGGAGCAGGGCAAGCCGCTCGCCGAGAGCCGCGGCGAGATCGCCTACGCCGCCTCCTTCATCGAATGGTTCGCCGAGGAGGCGCGCCGCGTCTACGGCGACACCATTCCCGCGCCGCAGGCCGACCGCCGCATCCTCGCGCTCAAGCAGCCCGTGGGCGTGACCGCCGCGATCACGCCGTGGAACTTTCCGGCCGCGATGCTCACGCGCAAGGCCGGCCCCGCGCTGGCCGCGGGCTGCGCGATGGTGGTCAAGCCCGCCACGCAGACGCCGTTCTCCGCGCTCGCCTTCGCCGAGCTCGCGCAGCGCGCCGGCGTGCCCGCGGGCGTGCTGTCGGTGCTCACCGGTTCCGCCAGCAAGATCGGCGGCGAGATGACGCGCAGCCCCGTCGTGCGCAAGCTCAGCTTCACCGGCTCCACCGAAGTGGGCCGCACGCTGATGAAGCAGTCGGCCGACACCATCAAGAAGCTCTCGCTCGAGCTCGGCGGCAATGCGCCCTTCATCGTGTTCGACGATGCCGACATCGATGCCGCCGTCGAAGGCGCGATGGTGTCGAAGTACCGCAACACCGGCCAGACCTGCGTGTGCGCGAACCGCATCTACGTGCAGCGCGGCGTGCTGGAAGCCTTCACGCAGAAGCTGGTGGCGCGCGTGCGCGCGCTCAAGGTCGGCGACGGCACCGAGCCCGGCGTGAACCAGGGTCCGCTGATCGACGGCAAGGCCGTCGAGAGGATCGAGCAGCACGTGGCCGATGCCGTGGCCAAGGGCGCGACGGTGCTCACCGGCGGCAGGCGCCATGCGCTCGGCGGCCTCTTCTACGAACCCACGGTGATCGGCGGCGCCACCGCCGACATGCTGTTCGCGCGCGAGGAAAGCTTCGGCCCGCTCGCGCCCGTGTTCGCCTTCAACACCGAGGAAGAAGCCGTCGCCGCGGCCAACGACACCGAGTTCGGCCTCGCCGCGTATTTCTACAGTCGCGACATCGGCCGCATCATGCGCGTGGCGGAAGCGCTGGAGTCGGGCATCGTCGGCGTGAACACCGGCCTCGTCTCCACCGCCGAGGCGCCGTTCGGCGGCGTCAAGCAGTCGGGGCTCGGCCGCGAAGGCTCGAAGTACGGCATCGACGACTACCTGGAGGTGAAGTACGTCTGCCTCGCGGGGCTCGACCGCTGA
- a CDS encoding M48 family metallopeptidase, producing MDPWVYPRERSLGTITLVLGLLAWAILVLGTFGIALVYVLLGFIGYVFAQSAVIAWIKGTAVKLSPTQLPELHARFLDCCTRLGIAQPPEAYLLHGDGIFNAFATRFFGRNFVVLLSDVVDAMEAQPDGISFYIGHELGHIRRGHLTGHIWRAPVLWLPLLGPAYSRAKEYTCDLHGAACCLQADSAPRALVALAAGAQQWRHVNLQGYADQSAGNSGFWASFHELVAGYPWLTKRVARAIDPAAKLPSRNPLAYLLAIFVPYTGRAGGGALALVVVVAVIGVLAAVALPAYKEYEARTTVSAAWAEAAPVRMALEDYYKEREEIPDSLATAGLAETLPSGAAITLDADSMVVDITLPKSTGTLRMEPSATEDGIAWHCVAGDDLPQKALPASCRK from the coding sequence ATGGATCCATGGGTCTATCCGCGCGAGCGTTCGCTCGGCACCATCACGCTCGTGCTCGGCCTGCTGGCCTGGGCCATCCTGGTGCTCGGCACCTTCGGCATCGCACTGGTCTACGTGCTGCTCGGCTTCATCGGCTACGTGTTCGCGCAGTCGGCCGTCATCGCCTGGATCAAGGGCACGGCCGTGAAGCTCTCGCCCACGCAGCTGCCCGAGCTGCATGCGCGCTTCCTGGACTGCTGCACCCGGCTCGGCATCGCCCAGCCGCCCGAGGCCTACCTGCTGCACGGCGACGGCATCTTCAACGCCTTCGCCACGCGCTTCTTCGGCCGCAACTTCGTCGTGCTGCTGTCCGACGTGGTCGATGCGATGGAGGCCCAGCCCGACGGCATCAGCTTCTACATCGGCCACGAGCTCGGCCACATCCGCCGCGGCCACCTCACGGGCCACATCTGGCGCGCGCCCGTGCTCTGGCTGCCGCTGCTCGGCCCGGCCTATTCGCGTGCCAAGGAATACACCTGCGACCTGCACGGCGCCGCCTGCTGCCTGCAGGCCGACTCGGCACCCCGCGCGCTCGTGGCGCTGGCCGCCGGCGCGCAGCAGTGGCGCCATGTGAACCTGCAGGGCTATGCCGACCAGTCGGCGGGCAACAGCGGCTTCTGGGCCTCGTTCCACGAGCTCGTGGCCGGCTATCCCTGGCTCACCAAGCGCGTGGCGCGTGCGATCGATCCGGCCGCGAAGCTGCCCAGCCGCAACCCGCTCGCCTACCTGCTCGCGATCTTCGTGCCCTACACCGGGCGCGCGGGCGGCGGCGCGCTGGCGCTGGTGGTGGTCGTGGCGGTCATCGGCGTGCTCGCCGCGGTCGCCCTTCCGGCCTACAAGGAGTACGAGGCGCGCACGACGGTCTCGGCGGCCTGGGCCGAGGCCGCGCCGGTGCGCATGGCGCTCGAGGACTACTACAAGGAGAGGGAAGAGATTCCCGACTCGCTCGCCACCGCGGGCCTGGCCGAGACCTTGCCGAGCGGCGCTGCGATCACGCTCGATGCCGATTCGATGGTGGTCGACATCACGCTGCCCAAGTCGACCGGCACGTTGCGCATGGAGCCCTCGGCGACCGAAGACGGCATCGCCTGGCACTGCGTGGCCGGCGACGACCTGCCCCAGAAGGCGCTGCCGGCGAGCTGCCGCAAGTAG
- a CDS encoding tripartite tricarboxylate transporter substrate-binding protein: MKKLLAFTAIAAAAVGAYAQDFPAGKTVTLVVPFSAGGPTDRVARDLAESLQKTLGTTIVVDNTAGAGSSIGTAKVARAAPDGYTLLLNHIGMSTMPALYRKLPFNVETDFEYLGMVNEVPMTLIGKPTLPANNYKELTAWIAANKGKINLGNAGLGAASHLCGLLFQSAMKTEMTPVPYKGTAPAIADLLGGQIDLLCDQTTNTTSQIEAKKVKAYAVTTSKRLSTPALKDLPTLDESGLKGFEVTIWHGVYAPKGTPAPVLKKLNEAIVAAMKDPGFIKRQEGLGAVITTDNRTQPAEHKKFVAAEIAKWGPIIKAAGVYAD, translated from the coding sequence ATGAAGAAATTGCTTGCATTCACGGCGATCGCCGCAGCGGCTGTCGGCGCCTACGCCCAGGATTTCCCCGCAGGCAAGACCGTCACGCTGGTCGTGCCGTTCTCGGCCGGCGGCCCGACCGACCGCGTCGCGCGCGACCTGGCCGAGTCGCTGCAGAAGACGCTCGGCACCACGATCGTGGTCGACAACACCGCCGGCGCCGGCAGCTCGATCGGCACCGCCAAGGTGGCGCGCGCCGCACCCGACGGCTACACGCTGCTGCTCAACCACATCGGCATGTCCACGATGCCGGCGCTCTACCGCAAGCTGCCGTTCAACGTCGAGACCGACTTCGAATACCTCGGCATGGTCAACGAAGTGCCGATGACGCTGATCGGCAAGCCCACGCTGCCGGCCAACAACTACAAGGAACTGACCGCCTGGATCGCGGCCAACAAGGGCAAGATCAACCTCGGCAACGCCGGCCTGGGCGCCGCCTCGCACCTGTGCGGCCTGCTGTTCCAGAGCGCGATGAAGACCGAGATGACGCCGGTGCCGTACAAGGGCACCGCGCCGGCCATCGCCGACCTGCTGGGCGGCCAGATCGACCTGCTGTGCGACCAGACCACCAACACCACCTCGCAGATCGAGGCCAAGAAGGTCAAGGCCTATGCCGTCACCACGAGCAAGCGCCTGAGCACGCCGGCCCTGAAGGACCTGCCCACGCTCGACGAGTCGGGCCTGAAGGGCTTCGAGGTCACGATCTGGCACGGCGTGTACGCGCCCAAGGGCACGCCGGCGCCGGTGCTGAAGAAGCTCAACGAGGCGATCGTGGCCGCCATGAAGGACCCGGGCTTCATCAAGCGCCAGGAAGGCCTGGGCGCGGTGATCACGACCGACAACCGCACGCAGCCGGCCGAGCACAAGAAGTTCGTCGCGGCCGAGATCGCCAAATGGGGCCCGATCATCAAGGCCGCCGGCGTCTACGCAGACTGA